The Hyphomicrobiales bacterium genome has a window encoding:
- a CDS encoding Chitooligosaccharide deacetylase — protein MSDTELLPWQWPEEVWRGKVERVRAGRNLKPAKWKNGARCAIALSFDVDHETNELRDGGKSVGRLSWGQYGNRVGVPRILDLLNKQDIKASFFVPAVTALLYPDEQRRIVGAGHEIGLHGWIHEVNTAVPPADERELHLRSADTLERITGVRPVGMRTPSWDFSEVTLSVERELGLLYDSSLFADDDPYEIVEKGEATGMVELPVEWIRDDAVYFNMNRFQALRPYTPPEAVFDIFRREFEGAHADGGLFLLTMHPHVITYRSRLWILEELIRLAKAKGDCWFATHAEIAAYVKAEAGI, from the coding sequence ATGAGCGATACCGAACTCCTGCCCTGGCAATGGCCGGAAGAGGTCTGGCGCGGCAAGGTCGAGCGCGTGCGCGCCGGCCGCAATCTGAAGCCGGCCAAGTGGAAGAACGGCGCCCGCTGCGCGATCGCGCTCTCCTTCGACGTCGACCACGAGACCAATGAATTGCGCGACGGCGGCAAGTCGGTCGGGCGCCTGTCCTGGGGCCAGTACGGCAATCGCGTCGGCGTGCCGCGCATCCTCGATCTCTTGAACAAGCAGGATATCAAGGCGAGTTTCTTCGTGCCGGCCGTGACGGCGCTTCTCTATCCCGACGAGCAGCGCCGCATCGTCGGCGCGGGGCACGAGATCGGCCTTCATGGCTGGATTCACGAGGTCAACACGGCCGTTCCCCCGGCGGATGAGCGCGAATTGCATCTGCGCTCGGCCGATACGCTGGAAAGGATCACCGGCGTCCGGCCGGTCGGCATGCGCACCCCGTCCTGGGATTTTTCGGAGGTGACGCTGTCCGTCGAGCGCGAGCTCGGTCTCCTCTACGATTCCTCGCTCTTCGCCGATGACGACCCCTACGAGATCGTCGAGAAGGGCGAGGCGACCGGCATGGTCGAATTGCCGGTCGAATGGATCCGCGACGACGCGGTCTATTTCAACATGAACCGCTTCCAGGCGCTTCGGCCCTACACGCCGCCCGAAGCCGTCTTCGATATCTTCCGCCGCGAGTTCGAGGGTGCTCATGCCGATGGCGGCCTGTTCCTGCTAACGATGCACCCGCATGTCATCACCTATCGTTCGCGCCTCTGGATTCTCGAGGAACTGATCCGGTTGGCCAAGGCGAAGGGGGATTGCTGGTTCGCGACCCATGCCGAGATCGCCGCCTATGTGAAGGCGGAAGCCGGCATCTGA
- the gsiA gene encoding Glutathione import ATP-binding protein GsiA, with product MSDAPLLQVANLATHFHTRGGVVKAVDGVSFALKRGEVMGLVGESGSGKSITGFSIIGLIDPPGRVEPGSSVKLEGRELVGLPPAELRKVRGKQISMVFQDPMMTLNPMLTIGTQIRLALEAHETVSGGEARRRAVAALAQVRIPDPEAKVDFYPHQFSGGMRQRVAIAIALLHRPKLIICDEPTTALDVSVQAEILAEMKELVAELGTALIWISHDLAVVAELADHVCVMRHGRIVEAGPTLSVLTHPQHAYTRALLDALPSRSEPGTLLAGGVGSDVAPPPRAAKQAAPAVADAVHYVRIEHVAKRFAQTPGLFRKLAQKAGLSKAPAVVQAVDDVTLVLKRGEALGLVGESGSGKSTLGRVAAGIYAPDSGSVRIDGAPVMSAGEQPHKVTTRVQTIFQDPFASLNPRMTVGDSIAEGPLAHGLVQRAQAKDYVRQWLAAVGLDPDFADRYPHQFSGGQRQRVAIARALAMQPDVVVCDEPVASLDVSIQAQIINLLIRLRQELDLTLIFISHDLSVVRHLCDRVAIMYRGRIVESGPAGEVYDHPQHDYTKRLLAAVPVLPGAATI from the coding sequence ATGAGCGACGCGCCTCTCCTTCAGGTCGCGAACCTCGCCACGCATTTCCACACCCGGGGCGGCGTGGTGAAGGCCGTCGACGGCGTCTCCTTCGCGCTGAAGCGCGGCGAGGTGATGGGCCTCGTCGGTGAATCCGGCTCGGGCAAGAGCATCACCGGCTTCTCGATCATCGGCCTGATCGACCCGCCCGGTCGCGTCGAGCCGGGTTCGTCGGTGAAGCTGGAGGGCCGCGAACTTGTCGGCTTGCCTCCCGCCGAACTGCGCAAGGTCCGGGGCAAGCAGATCTCGATGGTCTTCCAGGACCCGATGATGACGCTGAACCCGATGCTGACCATCGGGACCCAGATCCGTCTGGCGCTGGAAGCGCATGAGACGGTCTCGGGTGGGGAAGCCCGCCGTCGCGCGGTTGCCGCATTGGCGCAGGTCCGCATCCCCGACCCCGAGGCCAAGGTCGATTTCTACCCGCATCAGTTCTCCGGGGGCATGCGCCAGCGCGTCGCCATCGCCATCGCCCTGCTGCATCGCCCCAAGCTGATCATCTGCGACGAGCCGACCACCGCGCTCGACGTCTCCGTGCAGGCCGAGATTCTCGCGGAGATGAAGGAGCTGGTCGCGGAGCTCGGCACGGCGCTGATCTGGATCAGCCACGACCTCGCCGTCGTCGCCGAGCTTGCCGACCATGTCTGCGTCATGCGCCACGGCAGGATCGTCGAGGCCGGGCCGACCTTGTCGGTCCTGACGCATCCGCAGCATGCCTACACGCGGGCATTGCTCGATGCGCTGCCGTCACGCTCCGAGCCCGGCACGCTGCTGGCTGGCGGCGTCGGCTCCGATGTCGCCCCGCCGCCGCGCGCTGCGAAACAGGCCGCCCCTGCCGTCGCGGACGCCGTGCATTACGTCCGCATCGAGCATGTCGCGAAGCGCTTCGCCCAGACGCCGGGCCTGTTCCGCAAGCTCGCCCAGAAGGCTGGCCTGTCCAAGGCGCCGGCCGTGGTGCAGGCGGTCGACGACGTCACGCTGGTGCTGAAGCGCGGCGAGGCGCTCGGCCTCGTCGGCGAATCCGGCTCCGGCAAGTCGACGCTCGGGCGCGTCGCCGCCGGCATCTACGCGCCGGATAGCGGCTCCGTCCGCATCGATGGAGCGCCGGTGATGAGCGCGGGCGAGCAGCCGCACAAGGTCACGACGCGCGTCCAGACCATCTTCCAGGACCCCTTCGCCTCGCTCAATCCGCGCATGACGGTCGGCGACAGCATCGCCGAGGGGCCCTTGGCGCATGGGCTCGTCCAGCGCGCGCAGGCGAAGGATTATGTGCGGCAATGGCTGGCGGCAGTCGGGCTCGATCCGGATTTCGCGGATCGCTATCCGCACCAGTTCTCTGGCGGCCAGCGTCAGCGCGTCGCCATCGCGCGAGCGCTCGCGATGCAGCCCGATGTCGTCGTCTGCGACGAGCCGGTCGCTTCGCTCGACGTCTCGATCCAGGCGCAGATCATCAACCTGCTGATCCGCCTGCGGCAGGAGCTCGACCTGACGCTGATCTTCATCTCGCACGATCTCTCGGTCGTCCGCCATCTCTGCGACCGGGTCGCGATCATGTATCGCGGCCGGATCGTCGAGAGCGGCCCGGCCGGCGAGGTCTACGATCACCCGCAGCACGACTACACCAAGCGTCTGCTCGCCGCCGTGCCGGTGCTGCCGGGCGCGGCGACCATCTGA
- a CDS encoding Peptide ABC transporter permease, producing MKDASPTARFWAEFRESRTAVVALAVVALMIGIALLAPLVAPQDPYDLANLSLSDARRPPGYVGEGGYTHWLGTDAQGRDLFSAILYGLRISLQMGLVAGALAFALGVSLGIGAAYVGGRWEAFIMRVIDLQLAFPAILLALVLSALLGQGKMQLIAALAAAQYAYFARTAHGAASAERGKDYVEAVLSTPLPGWRVVWRHIFPNCLPPLIVVATVQVANAIALEATLSFLGVGLPVTEPSLGMLIANGFQYMLSGRYWISIYPGIALIILIVAINLVGDRIRDQVNPRLKR from the coding sequence ATGAAGGACGCTTCCCCCACCGCCCGCTTCTGGGCCGAGTTCCGCGAGAGCCGGACGGCGGTCGTGGCGCTCGCCGTGGTCGCTCTGATGATCGGCATCGCCCTGCTGGCGCCGCTCGTCGCGCCGCAGGACCCTTACGACCTCGCCAATCTCTCGCTCTCCGATGCCCGCCGTCCGCCAGGCTATGTCGGCGAGGGCGGCTACACGCATTGGCTCGGCACCGATGCGCAGGGGCGGGACCTGTTCTCGGCCATCCTCTACGGTCTGCGCATCTCCCTGCAGATGGGGCTCGTCGCCGGCGCGCTCGCCTTTGCGCTCGGCGTCTCGCTCGGCATCGGCGCCGCTTATGTCGGCGGCCGGTGGGAAGCCTTCATCATGCGGGTCATCGACCTGCAGCTCGCCTTCCCGGCGATCCTGCTGGCGCTCGTTCTCTCGGCGCTGCTCGGCCAGGGCAAGATGCAGCTCATCGCCGCGCTGGCCGCGGCGCAATACGCCTATTTCGCCCGCACCGCCCATGGTGCGGCCTCGGCCGAGCGCGGCAAGGATTATGTCGAGGCCGTGCTTTCGACGCCCCTGCCGGGCTGGCGCGTGGTCTGGCGCCACATCTTCCCGAACTGCCTGCCGCCCTTGATCGTCGTTGCGACCGTGCAGGTGGCGAACGCCATCGCTCTGGAGGCGACGCTCTCCTTTCTCGGCGTCGGCCTGCCGGTGACCGAGCCCTCGCTCGGCATGCTGATCGCGAACGGCTTCCAGTACATGCTTTCGGGCCGCTACTGGATCTCGATCTATCCCGGCATCGCGCTGATCATCCTGATCGTCGCCATCAACCTCGTCGGCGACCGGATCCGCGATCAGGTCAATCCGAGGCTGAAGCGATGA
- a CDS encoding ABC transporter permease has protein sequence MLGHVAVRLAQALVVMLVMSVLVFVGVYAIGNPIDVLIGPDVSQELRLQTIAHYGLDRPLWEQYLTFLGRVLHGDFGRSFVFGMPVMELILSRLPATLELTLAAVCGAALIGIPAGIYAGYRPDSFASKLIMTVSILGFSVPTFWIGLVLIMAFAVELQWLPAGGRGETVSVFGVEWSFLTLNGLSHLLLPALNLAFFKLALMTRLARAGTRETMLSDTVKFARAAGLSEWTVLRRHVLRLIAIPLVTVFGLEFGSTLAFAVVTETIFSWPGIGKLIIDSIQSLDRPVMVAYLMLVAFVFITINFLVDLAYVGLDPRLRKGGAR, from the coding sequence ATGCTAGGCCATGTCGCCGTCCGGCTGGCCCAGGCGCTCGTCGTCATGCTCGTCATGTCGGTGCTGGTCTTCGTCGGCGTCTATGCGATCGGCAACCCGATCGACGTTCTGATCGGCCCGGATGTCAGCCAGGAGCTCAGGCTCCAGACCATCGCCCATTACGGGCTCGACCGGCCGCTCTGGGAGCAATACCTCACCTTCCTCGGCCGCGTTCTGCATGGCGATTTCGGCCGCTCCTTCGTCTTCGGCATGCCCGTGATGGAGTTGATCCTGTCGCGCCTGCCGGCGACGCTGGAACTGACTCTCGCCGCGGTCTGCGGCGCGGCGCTGATCGGCATTCCTGCTGGAATCTATGCCGGCTACAGACCGGACAGCTTTGCCTCGAAACTCATCATGACGGTCTCTATCCTCGGCTTCTCGGTGCCGACCTTCTGGATCGGCCTCGTGCTGATCATGGCCTTCGCCGTCGAACTGCAATGGCTGCCGGCGGGCGGACGCGGCGAGACGGTCTCCGTCTTCGGCGTCGAATGGAGCTTCCTCACGCTGAACGGCCTGAGCCATCTCTTGCTGCCGGCGCTCAACCTCGCCTTCTTCAAGCTGGCCCTGATGACGCGCCTTGCCCGTGCCGGCACGCGCGAGACCATGCTTTCCGACACCGTGAAATTCGCCCGCGCCGCTGGCCTCTCCGAATGGACGGTGCTGCGCCGGCATGTCCTGCGCCTGATCGCGATTCCGCTCGTCACCGTCTTCGGCCTCGAATTCGGCTCGACGCTCGCCTTCGCCGTCGTCACCGAGACGATCTTCTCCTGGCCCGGGATCGGCAAGCTGATCATCGACTCGATCCAGTCGCTCGACCGGCCGGTGATGGTCGCCTATCTGATGCTCGTCGCCTTCGTCTTCATCACCATCAACTTCCTCGTCGACCTTGCCTATGTCGGGCTCGATCCGCGACTCAGGAAGGGAGGCGCGCGATGA
- a CDS encoding Creatinine amidohydrolase — protein MLVAEMNWMQIEAQAKRDDRCVLPLGSVEQHAYLSLATDVILSERVAKEAAEPLGIPVFPVLAYGMTPGFLNFPGSISLKLSTYAALLGDIFDGFYRSGFRRIVLVNGHGGNSPALNFATEWLDRHPDASIRLHNWWAAPLFQAAVKAIDPAASHASWMENFPWTRLAGVAMPDTLKPPFNAAEYQAASPAKRREILGDGNFHGLYQRSDEDMRTLWQVGVEETRAAMVESWP, from the coding sequence GTGTTGGTCGCAGAGATGAACTGGATGCAGATCGAGGCACAGGCGAAGCGGGATGACCGCTGCGTCCTGCCGCTCGGCAGTGTCGAGCAGCACGCCTATCTCAGCCTCGCGACCGACGTGATCCTGTCCGAGCGGGTGGCAAAGGAGGCGGCCGAGCCGCTCGGCATCCCCGTCTTCCCCGTGCTGGCCTATGGCATGACGCCCGGATTCCTGAACTTTCCGGGCAGCATCTCGCTAAAACTCAGCACCTATGCGGCGCTGCTCGGCGACATTTTCGACGGCTTCTATCGCTCCGGCTTCCGCCGGATCGTGCTGGTCAACGGCCATGGCGGCAATTCGCCGGCGCTGAACTTCGCGACCGAATGGCTCGATCGCCATCCGGATGCGAGCATCAGGCTGCACAATTGGTGGGCGGCGCCGCTGTTCCAGGCGGCGGTGAAGGCGATCGACCCGGCGGCGTCGCACGCCTCCTGGATGGAGAACTTCCCCTGGACGCGGCTCGCGGGCGTGGCGATGCCCGACACGTTGAAGCCGCCCTTCAACGCCGCCGAATACCAGGCTGCGAGCCCCGCGAAGCGTCGCGAGATCCTCGGCGACGGCAATTTCCATGGTCTCTACCAGCGCTCGGACGAGGACATGCGGACGCTCTGGCAGGTCGGCGTCGAGGAGACGCGCGCGGCGATGGTGGAGAGCTGGCCGTGA
- a CDS encoding Winged helix-turn-helix transcriptional regulator — MRRSPTSLSRVDPERETALAALDPLTVTKLWGNPCWLSFRLNFLAFRFNDPVYRWIETRYGLVRPEFVALYAVGLREGVAAKNIVASSGLPKNTLSRAVQKLLQRRLLKREADPDDLRSYVLHLTAAGRKIFNETMPPMVQHQTTMLSCLSEDEQQQLCALLDKLVIASPSWTNELEHEGN; from the coding sequence ATGCGGCGCTCACCGACTTCTCTTTCGCGCGTCGATCCGGAACGCGAGACAGCGCTCGCCGCGCTCGATCCGCTGACCGTGACGAAGCTCTGGGGCAATCCCTGCTGGCTGTCCTTCAGGCTGAACTTCCTCGCCTTCCGCTTCAACGATCCGGTCTATCGCTGGATCGAAACCCGCTATGGGCTGGTCCGGCCGGAATTCGTCGCGCTCTACGCCGTGGGATTGCGCGAGGGCGTGGCGGCCAAGAACATCGTCGCTTCGTCGGGCCTGCCGAAGAACACGCTGTCGCGCGCGGTGCAAAAGCTGCTGCAACGGCGGCTGCTCAAGCGCGAAGCCGACCCGGACGACCTGCGCAGCTATGTTCTGCATCTGACGGCCGCCGGCCGCAAGATCTTCAACGAGACCATGCCGCCCATGGTGCAGCATCAGACCACGATGCTCTCCTGCCTCAGCGAGGACGAGCAGCAGCAACTCTGCGCGCTGCTCGACAAGCTCGTCATCGCCTCGCCCAGCTGGACAAACGAACTCGAACACGAGGGGAACTGA